One Propionispora hippei DSM 15287 genomic window carries:
- a CDS encoding Nramp family divalent metal transporter, with product MRYLGPGILVTVGFIDPGNWAANIAAGADYGYLLLWMVTLSTVMLIVLQHNVAHLGIATGYCLSEAATIFLPKWLSRLVLLSAVGAAIATAVAEILGAAIALRILFDLPLLIGTVAAALTSALLLLTSSYQRLEKWIVGFVSLIGFSFLLELSLANIDWLQAARGWVTPDIPPGAMPIVMSVLGAVVMPHNLFLHSEIIQSRQWNLEDEAMIQKQLKYEFFDTLFSMLLGWAINSAMILVAAATFYQAGLHVDTLEQAEQMLRPLLGGTASVIFALALLFAGFSSTSTAGMAAGSIFAGIFREPYNIKDVHTRWGVALTYLFAVLVIYFIADPFTGLVYSQIILSIQLPITIFLQIYLTSSHRVMGKYANKLGLKVILALIGIIVSLLNIGLLIDALTS from the coding sequence TTGCGTTATCTTGGCCCCGGCATTTTGGTTACCGTCGGCTTTATCGACCCTGGCAACTGGGCCGCCAATATCGCGGCTGGTGCCGATTATGGCTATCTTTTACTCTGGATGGTTACCCTGTCCACGGTCATGCTCATCGTTCTGCAACATAACGTGGCTCACTTAGGCATTGCCACAGGCTACTGCCTGTCCGAAGCCGCGACAATATTTTTACCGAAATGGCTGTCCCGTTTGGTCCTGCTTTCGGCGGTTGGCGCCGCTATTGCCACTGCCGTAGCGGAAATTCTGGGCGCGGCCATTGCGCTTCGCATCCTGTTCGACCTGCCGCTTCTGATCGGCACGGTAGCGGCGGCGCTTACTTCGGCGCTGCTGCTCTTAACCAGCTCCTATCAGCGGTTGGAAAAGTGGATTGTCGGCTTTGTCTCCCTCATCGGCTTTTCCTTTCTGCTGGAGCTCAGCCTGGCTAACATTGACTGGCTGCAGGCTGCCCGCGGCTGGGTCACGCCTGACATTCCGCCCGGCGCCATGCCAATAGTCATGAGTGTGCTGGGCGCCGTAGTCATGCCGCATAACCTGTTCTTGCATTCAGAAATCATTCAAAGCCGTCAATGGAATTTGGAAGACGAAGCGATGATTCAAAAACAACTGAAATATGAATTTTTCGATACCCTCTTTTCCATGCTGCTTGGCTGGGCAATTAACAGCGCCATGATCCTCGTGGCCGCCGCCACCTTCTATCAGGCAGGACTTCATGTCGACACCCTGGAACAGGCCGAACAGATGCTGCGACCGCTCTTAGGCGGCACCGCCTCGGTTATATTTGCTCTGGCGCTTCTTTTTGCCGGTTTTTCCTCCACCAGTACGGCCGGAATGGCGGCAGGCAGCATTTTCGCCGGCATCTTCCGTGAGCCGTACAATATCAAGGACGTCCATACCCGCTGGGGCGTGGCTCTTACTTACCTTTTCGCCGTGCTGGTTATTTACTTTATCGCCGATCCTTTTACCGGTTTGGTATACTCGCAGATCATCCTCAGCATCCAGTTGCCTATTACCATCTTTTTGCAGATCTACCTGACCTCTTCGCACCGCGTCATGGGCAAATATGCCAATAAGCTGGGCCTAAAAGTGATCCTTGCCTTAATCGGAATCATTGTCAGTCTGCTAAATATCGGACTTCTCATCGACGCGCTTACTTCCTAA
- a CDS encoding putative bifunctional diguanylate cyclase/phosphodiesterase — translation MKKYGCRSYKDKVGGRYRQHIRRGLAPDVATGEKREIGRVFLEVANDIVWEWDMANNRLLFGERCREGLHIRNEYDGFEEFAALIPQEDQELVRSALSECLARQSGMLTFECRIMTSQGLKWVTMRGKAVFASGGKPLWLAGTVTDMTHGKMQEEAIRYLTYFDVVTGLPNRISLQETLHLVLREKRDRGAILYFDVDKFKAINDTLGVSLGDNILYMVAEMLRERMGSRHFLAKVGDDEFVILLHDISDRPSVQNYAKHILACFAEPLKVGNRSIRIAISVGIALLPEDGTTMETLIKHAELALSRAKGQPDNRIAFFEQSMADEAYRKLVLEEDLRHALNNDELLLYYQPIVDCVTGRVSGFEALLRWNSPQLGMVSPLQFIRLAEETGLIIPIGLWVLQEGCAFLARLYRAGYVDMLLSVNVSIIQLLQSDFVESMWAIVRDAGIPPEHIAFEITEGLLMETFEANSEKLRLLRQRGMKIHLDDFGTGYSSLKYLQNLPVDLVKIDKSFIDELEGNEHTVPLVDSIIALVHRLGLQTVAEGVETGLQHSRLACFGCDRIQGYLISRPMPEEQVLPFLKEYKPRQDNSST, via the coding sequence GTGAAGAAATACGGATGCCGTAGTTACAAGGATAAGGTGGGAGGAAGATACCGTCAGCATATCAGGCGTGGCCTGGCGCCTGATGTTGCTACAGGGGAGAAACGTGAAATCGGGCGGGTGTTTCTGGAGGTGGCCAATGATATTGTCTGGGAATGGGATATGGCTAACAACCGGCTGCTGTTTGGGGAACGTTGCCGGGAGGGACTGCATATTAGGAACGAGTACGACGGTTTCGAGGAGTTTGCCGCACTGATTCCACAGGAGGATCAGGAGCTGGTTCGGTCAGCGCTGTCGGAATGTTTGGCCCGCCAAAGCGGGATGCTTACTTTCGAGTGCCGGATTATGACCTCTCAGGGCTTGAAATGGGTGACTATGCGGGGTAAGGCGGTCTTTGCCAGCGGCGGTAAGCCCTTGTGGCTGGCCGGAACGGTCACCGATATGACTCATGGCAAGATGCAGGAAGAGGCTATCCGCTATTTGACCTATTTTGATGTAGTGACAGGCCTGCCGAACCGGATTTCCCTGCAGGAAACGCTTCATCTGGTTTTACGGGAGAAGCGGGACCGCGGCGCGATTCTGTATTTTGATGTGGACAAGTTTAAGGCGATCAATGATACGCTGGGTGTTTCTTTGGGCGATAATATTCTTTACATGGTGGCTGAGATGCTGCGGGAGCGGATGGGATCACGGCATTTTTTGGCGAAAGTGGGCGACGATGAATTTGTCATTCTGCTCCATGACATCAGTGACCGGCCGTCTGTCCAGAACTATGCCAAACATATTCTTGCCTGTTTTGCCGAACCGTTGAAAGTGGGTAACCGGTCAATTCGGATTGCAATCAGTGTCGGTATTGCGCTGCTGCCGGAGGACGGGACAACGATGGAGACGCTGATCAAGCATGCCGAGCTGGCCCTTAGCCGGGCTAAAGGGCAGCCTGACAACCGTATTGCCTTTTTTGAACAGTCAATGGCGGATGAAGCTTACCGCAAGCTGGTGCTGGAAGAGGATTTGCGTCACGCTTTAAACAATGACGAGCTGCTGCTTTACTATCAGCCGATTGTCGATTGTGTGACCGGCAGGGTAAGCGGTTTTGAGGCTTTGCTGCGATGGAACAGTCCGCAGCTTGGCATGGTTTCGCCGCTCCAGTTTATTCGGCTGGCTGAGGAGACAGGACTGATTATTCCCATTGGCCTCTGGGTGCTGCAGGAGGGCTGTGCTTTTTTGGCCCGGCTGTACCGGGCCGGTTATGTAGACATGCTGTTGTCGGTTAATGTCTCGATCATTCAGCTTTTACAAAGTGATTTTGTCGAAAGTATGTGGGCCATAGTCAGAGATGCCGGCATACCGCCGGAACACATCGCCTTCGAGATTACCGAAGGGCTGCTGATGGAAACCTTTGAGGCCAATAGTGAGAAGCTGCGGCTGCTGCGGCAGCGGGGGATGAAAATCCACCTGGACGATTTTGGCACAGGCTATAGCTCCTTAAAGTATCTGCAGAATTTACCGGTCGATTTGGTTAAGATCGACAAGTCGTTTATTGATGAACTGGAAGGCAATGAACATACGGTTCCGTTGGTTGATTCCATCATTGCACTGGTTCACCGGCTAGGGCTGCAGACGGTGGCTGAAGGGGTGGAAACCGGGCTGCAGCACAGCCGGCTTGCCTGTTTTGGCTGTGACCGGATTCAGGGTTATCTGATCAGCCGGCCGATGCCGGAAGAACAGGTGCTGCCCTTTTTAAAGGAATATAAGCCGCGGCAAGACAATAGTAGTACATAG
- a CDS encoding diguanylate cyclase: MNRLYSVLLSAIKNHSLRSRLIVWNLGIVLLLTVVLSAIYCWNERERTYETAERLLLQAMSMQLQSVQNWYRERAADVTVLSRLDSVRSHDKARILADFHSSLNSIPDFSSYAYANKDGITELDTLFPPGINVQDRDYFRASLEGKPFVSDILAGKMTGRNLLVFSNPVFDYNNQLNGSIFASVSVDTLSIIMQGFHPSESSKGYLLDDKGSIIAASRLDATDKDTIKNNQGFLRAKSKLSGIGVYQDHRGRQVIGSYQWIPEYNVIILCEIDEAEALAPYYQQIEHLLWGAVLVLFVTLLLTWLLALNLGQPIVHLSAAAQRVQNHDYSQPIPEYSYLTSPSELRRFCIAFNSMMGTIREHVALLHSSNQALSQAESKYRLLSTRDQLTGLYNRTYFETQWDYLTAAQQVPLSLVVCDVDGLKLINDTLGHQAGDELIRTFARLLADSFRLEDIIARVGGDEFIVLLPGATEITVRSCLDKLGTSLSMYNTLRPELPIAASSGSATATQASELNQLLNQADDMMYQNKEKSRKKTRQILLSTLIQTAELWDHHHTAHAKAIQQWSSLIGEKLQLTRRELQQLSLAAQYHDVGKVGIARDILVKPGPLTEREWLEIKRHPEIGSRIAKAIPELFNVSDFIASHHERWDGTGYPCGIEGPKIPLFSRIIAITDAYDAMQRTTPYRQAKTTEEAQTELRRCAGSQFDPELVQVFLETLQPTAS; the protein is encoded by the coding sequence ATGAACCGCTTATATTCGGTGCTACTGTCAGCTATCAAAAACCATTCCTTAAGGTCCCGCCTGATTGTCTGGAATCTTGGTATTGTATTGCTGTTAACTGTAGTACTGTCCGCCATTTATTGCTGGAACGAAAGGGAACGGACTTACGAAACAGCCGAACGGCTGCTGCTGCAGGCCATGAGTATGCAGCTTCAGTCGGTGCAGAACTGGTACCGGGAGCGGGCCGCTGATGTAACGGTGCTGTCCCGGCTAGATTCGGTCCGTTCCCACGACAAAGCAAGGATACTCGCCGATTTTCACTCCAGCCTGAACAGCATTCCTGATTTCTCCAGCTATGCCTACGCTAACAAAGACGGTATCACCGAGCTGGACACCTTGTTCCCACCCGGCATCAACGTACAGGATCGTGATTACTTCCGGGCTTCGTTGGAGGGAAAACCCTTTGTCAGCGACATATTGGCCGGCAAGATGACTGGCCGCAACCTTTTGGTCTTCTCCAATCCGGTCTTCGATTACAACAATCAACTGAATGGCTCGATATTCGCCTCTGTTTCGGTCGATACACTGAGCATCATTATGCAGGGTTTCCATCCCAGCGAAAGCAGTAAAGGCTATCTGTTGGACGATAAAGGCTCCATTATTGCCGCCTCCCGGCTGGACGCCACCGATAAAGATACAATCAAGAACAACCAGGGCTTCCTGCGGGCCAAAAGCAAACTGTCCGGCATTGGTGTCTATCAGGATCACCGTGGAAGGCAGGTCATCGGCTCTTACCAGTGGATTCCGGAATACAACGTGATTATCCTTTGTGAAATCGACGAGGCGGAAGCTCTTGCCCCCTACTACCAGCAAATCGAGCATCTCCTGTGGGGCGCCGTGCTGGTGCTCTTCGTCACCCTGCTCTTAACCTGGCTGCTGGCGTTAAATCTGGGACAACCCATTGTTCACCTCTCAGCGGCCGCCCAACGGGTGCAAAACCATGACTACTCACAGCCCATCCCGGAATACAGCTATCTAACGTCGCCCAGCGAACTGCGCCGCTTCTGCATCGCCTTCAACAGCATGATGGGCACCATCCGGGAGCATGTTGCACTGCTGCATAGCAGCAACCAGGCACTGTCCCAGGCCGAATCCAAATACCGCCTGCTCAGTACCCGTGATCAGCTCACCGGGCTGTATAACCGGACCTACTTTGAAACGCAGTGGGATTACCTGACCGCAGCCCAGCAAGTCCCGCTCAGTCTGGTTGTCTGTGATGTGGACGGTTTGAAATTAATTAACGACACTCTGGGGCACCAGGCCGGCGATGAACTGATCCGCACCTTTGCCCGTCTGCTGGCCGATAGCTTCCGTCTGGAAGACATCATTGCCCGGGTCGGCGGCGATGAGTTCATCGTATTGCTGCCCGGCGCCACCGAGATAACCGTCCGCAGCTGCCTGGACAAGCTGGGAACCTCCCTGAGTATGTACAATACCCTGCGTCCCGAGCTGCCAATCGCCGCCTCCAGCGGCAGCGCCACTGCCACGCAGGCGTCAGAGTTGAACCAACTCCTCAACCAAGCCGATGACATGATGTATCAAAACAAGGAAAAAAGCCGCAAGAAAACACGGCAAATTTTACTATCCACCCTCATCCAGACAGCCGAGCTGTGGGATCATCATCATACGGCCCATGCCAAAGCCATCCAGCAATGGTCTTCCCTGATCGGCGAAAAACTGCAGCTTACCAGGCGGGAATTGCAGCAACTGTCCCTGGCCGCCCAGTACCATGATGTGGGAAAAGTCGGCATTGCCAGAGATATCCTGGTAAAACCCGGGCCGCTGACAGAGCGTGAATGGCTGGAAATCAAGCGGCATCCGGAAATCGGCAGCCGGATTGCCAAAGCCATACCCGAACTGTTCAATGTGTCTGACTTTATCGCCTCCCACCATGAGCGCTGGGACGGCACCGGCTATCCCTGCGGTATTGAGGGGCCCAAAATCCCGCTGTTCAGCCGCATTATCGCCATCACCGACGCCTATGACGCCATGCAGCGCACCACACCGTACCGGCAGGCCAAAACTACCGAAGAGGCGCAGACCGAACTCCGGCGCTGCGCCGGCAGCCAGTTCGACCCCGAACTGGTCCAGGTCTTTTTAGAAACCTTGCAGCCAACAGCCTCCTAA